The sequence GTATCACGCTCAGCGTTGAAGCACACAGGCTAGAAGATCCCAGGACGCAGAGCATCGGGAAATTACTACTGCAGCACAAACACAGGAACGAACTGCCTGAGAGCACCGCCCCGCGGGCCGAAGCCAAACAAGGTGCTGCAAGATTGCAACTCGAGCCCCGGCCAAGCAGGCCGCCCTCACCTGCATGTTGACCTTGAGGACGTCGAGCGGGGTTATGGCGAGGTGGGTGGCGCCGGCGGCCAGCATCCCGCCGCCGGCGCACAGCGCGTAGTACTCGGGCGAGAACACCCTCAtccccggcgccgccgctcCGCTCCTCCCCGCCCTCACGGCGGCCTCCGCCTCTCCCCCACGCGCGCCCATTCGTTGCGTGCCTCCGGCGTTGTTGGAGACTGGACTGGAAATGGACCACGTAGCGGGGCCGCGTGTGCCTTCTGCTTGCCCTTTTGAGCGTTGAACGGCTGACTTGTCAAATCGAAGCGAAAACCCTAGCTGGGTGGCCCGCATGTCAGTCAGCGTGTTAAGCTTCCCGGGCCGTGCGGTGGCCACAGATGGGCTGTACCGCAATTGCTATAGAAATGGGCTTTATTACCCTATATATACTACTAGCTAAGTGCCACACgttgcaacaaaaatataaatattagatacgtTAATATTAAACACAATTCAAGATATAAAGACATAGATGTGTTATAAGAGTATCACCAAATAAATAGTCGGAAGCGATactgtagtttgatttcatatGAGATCCGAAAAATGAGCAAgtgattatccgctaattttcttcttaattttttcatttattttcattagtaaaataggTCCTTGGAGTCGGTAACGAGTTAGGGAGGTTGTAAGACGAGGATAGATAATAAAAAtgagtaaattattcaaattttaaggGGTTTTATTAtatgaagaaaaacaaaagaaaaaataacatGTGAGccaactcgtattttatatagtagagaagaGATACAGATGGCATCGTGCATTTTCCTCTCATAAGAGaagggaaaaggagagaaagaagataaaaaaaatcttgagtGAGTTACATAAAGCTACAAGTATTGtatcatttgtaacacaaaGCTACAAGTATTATGAATAGTAACAtaaactataagtattatgcattaatttcacacaaaacctgattttaattagattcgtcaaaaaatagtcttatatttctctaaaaatttaaaactttttgtacgtgttccataatctatatgcaacctattttaattggactcACTAAAAAgcatatgtataatttaaaactaaattctCTGAAatgctatttttataacttctaacaatagttagtgcctcaaataaaataaataaaataaaaaaaactcactaatattcttattatacgatgacctaatttctaaaattattttcagctctagGTTATATAgtaaaaagtgagtttctttgtaatgctctatttataatatatttttgggattttatgtGCAACCCTAATGAttattaggagttataaaagtggtcttttgaagaattttagtttaaattttacataggtTTGTTTAGTGGATccagttaaaataggttactATGGATTATAGAATACATAAAAAAGTTCTgtgattttttaagaaataaaagaccattttttttagtgaatctaattaaaatcgggtTTTGTTTGAACTTAGTGTAcaatacttataattttttattataaatagtacaatacttggagttttgtgcaattcactaaAAAAAACTTTCACTGCTttgtcaaataaaaaaaacagtttCCAAACATTTTTAGAGACACCAAAACTCGATTTCCAACTTTGCAAGGAACAATCTTTTTTTAGAGGAGCTATGGCAGGCATTAACGCCGACCTGAATGATTTGTTGTATGATCATCATAGGAAAAAATCCAAAAGTAAACAACATACTCTGTTGTATTTGTAGATACCGAATATGATATTATTCattattttcggtaaatgaggtaccgaatatgaatactaaatttataaatataattatatattatctatttcaacaAATACGACCGAGCATGTCGTCtacttttagatttttgccagATTTGTAACAAAGGctagggaggagagagaggacgGTACAGATCACAGCTTTATTTCTGTAATAAACTAAGACACCGTCTGGGATATATGATTTTCTAGATGAATTGTTTGCTGTGAAATTACTGCATTCCAAAACGGCCTGTAACCAGATGTGTTTGCCATGTGAAAAATCAGAGGCAAGTTcatttaaaaaaagagagatcaaGTCATCTGAGATCTTAACAGTTGTCAATTGCCAGTATCAGTCTCCTGCTATCGTTAACCAGCAGTTATTTGCGTCCGCAAGACCAAAAGATTTTTATGGCTAGAGCAACCTTGACAGAGGATTCTTGCCAAGCATATTCCCGAACTAAAACTGCTGCTTCAGCACACTTGGTAACATCATTCTTGCTACTGAATTGTGACCAGCAAGCAGCAGTCCTGTTCCAAGTTAGCATTCAAACCTGAATCTGATAATCAGAAAATATCAAAGTTCACCACGAACTTTGGGTTTCATATGTTCAGTATCAGGCAAATTTAAAACAAGCTGCACTGATTAGCAAGTATAGCATAAAAAGAAATCAACACAACAGCAAAATATTGTAACAAAGGATTATGTCTGAAACAAAGTACTGGTACCTAGATATGTTCACATAATAACATTGTACCAAAAAGCAAACATTAGCTGGTTCCTCATATCACATCATGAGCCAGATGCCGGTGAAGCCAAACACGGCTTCCTTATTATGCGGGTGAAGCCAAATACGGCTTCCTTATTATGCGGGCAAGCAATTATGTGAGTTCAACCTGCCACTGCTATAGCCTTACATAACCGACTTGGAACAGTTATGCGAGTTCAAAGCCCACATTTGCTCTAACAAGTGATGCATAGGGGTTCCACCATGCTTCAGAATGGTGCCATGGTTGGGTGTAAGTTGTGCTGGCTGTTGGGCGCCATCACACTGGTAAAGTTAGTTGTGCTGTTGCTTCCAGGCCTATGATGCAGAACTTCTTGTGGGGTTCGGGCAGTGAGGACACCAGGGAGTCTTCTTTTATTATTCTTGCGTCTCCGATTGGTGGCCGCGCCACGGCTTTTCCTGCAGGAAGGACAGGTCCTATTTTCTGCACCACTTCCTCCTGTTTGATCAAGCAGAACACTCCCCTGCTCTCTTGGTGAGGAGGTGCTTGAGACTTCCCACTCGATGCTATCCAGTGTATGAGGAAGTCCCATCTGCCTTGCCAAGTTGGTTGGACTGTAACTCGCTTGCCCAAAGTTAGGCATTCCTTGTGCCAGATCATGCAGAGAATTCATGTCCTCTGTTGAGATTGGTGGTGGAATGTTTGGTGCGCTTGGTATCACTTTACCTGGTTCAGTATGACACCAGGCAGTATCATTCAGATCATGATTGACAAGCTCGACATCATTGATGCTATGCCTCTGCCTCTTGTTATACATCTCATTCTTCTTCATTCTGATGAAGTACTTCTGAGCATGGCTTGCTAATTGTGTTGGGGTCCTGGAAGGGACAAAATACTCAGAAATGGCTTTCCATTCACCTCGCCCCAAACGCTGCACACCATGTAGAAACTGCCTGCATTTGCAGGTGGCTTGATAAGTTGCATTCTACCAGGGAATGAAGTGACAAACTCCAAACTTAATATATTAATTTGAACATTTTTATAGGACTATAACACAGGATATTCCATTTGAGTCTCTaaaatgaaatttgagaaaactaATAATCTCCACAGTACATGTTTCAATTTGAAAATGATGTCATGTATGCTCTATTGACAACATATGGATATACAAAGAAGAAAGAGGGACATTGAAGTAGTAATGGTTATATCTATGCTGCCTGATTCTTATTTGGTTTAATAGTTACTAGATTTTTCTAGAATCAACAACCACTTCAATTTAGGACAATTTCATGGGTATGGCTATGATACAGACAACTCTTAGCTACAAACAGTTTCTCAACtttatttcttgctttttcctACTTCTTGCCACTTTCCATATGCAGGAGTGGAAGTAGATGTTAGGATAAGTTATAAAATGCAAACACATCTACTATAGACATCACTTAAATTTACTTAAATGTCATACAGAAGCAGAGAGCAAACAAACTTTTGTAGCTCAAACTCAATTAATCAAAAGTAAACATTTACTAGCACATATCTTATACGACCATGTATATCACTTGTCCAAATTAACAAAAGATTG is a genomic window of Phragmites australis chromosome 17, lpPhrAust1.1, whole genome shotgun sequence containing:
- the LOC133897941 gene encoding transcription factor DIVARICATA-like is translated as MDPKDIQEWTSCEVEEFKALFAKIRNEKTCDWTEVLSKRFPAKTMQQLNDQYVDVFVEMLCDEIDGEPSRDDVTNDLHDWYKLLEGDIHYSTLGPSVETPLNQPSKQLVVEAAGDHDSMQKSCYQSTQKRKQFWTAEEHRQFLHGVQRLGRGEWKAISEYFVPSRTPTQLASHAQKYFIRMKKNEMYNKRQRHSINDVELVNHDLNDTAWCHTEPGKVIPSAPNIPPPISTEDMNSLHDLAQGMPNFGQASYSPTNLARQMGLPHTLDSIEWEVSSTSSPREQGSVLLDQTGGSGAENRTCPSCRKSRGAATNRRRKNNKRRLPGVLTARTPQEVLHHRPGSNSTTNFTSVMAPNSQHNLHPTMAPF